TGAGACATGCGCGGTGATTGCTCGAATGCCTTGTTTCAatgcattcatgatccatccatgtagCTTATTCAGTTCCCATGGGCTCTCCAGCAGATCCCACTTATACAAGAATGGTCTGCCATGCTCATATTCCATTGGGACCTCATTTgacgcaaagaaattgaggttttgatccttttccttttgccgagAGGTGCTGCGACTTACAGATTTTTCATTGGATtatgaagccttcttcttcaatacgtTTAAAAACTTGTCGATGTCTGCTAATGGAGCCTTTTCATATGTGCTAACCATACAAGGTACCGCTCtcttgggaggtggagatgccggTGAAGGTGATGTTGGATCattaacttctaaatcatctacctGTTCACTACCTTCTAGTGCTGTTGTCCCATCATCCTCATTGAGAGCTTCTAGGACAGGTGATAGCTTTGGCTGCTCGTCCTCATTGttagctccctgcacatgtgataGAGTCGGCTGTTTCatgtcaacatttgaatctgGAAGGGGTAGTTCTTGGCTTGACTGTCAGGTTTTCGGCGATGCATTCAGAATGATATCTCGGTGATGCCACAATATGTTCTGGTTCATCGCATCACCGAGAACCCCAATcccctcatcagtagggatgtcTATCTTGCACAACTCATCAAACAccgtaacaacttgcacccaggCATATTCTAGCGGGGGTACCTTTTGGAACACATGACCCGTTACTGCCATGCCAGTTGAGACCTCtcgaaacttattttatttccttCTATAAGGTATAACCAACCTACATGGTATATCTACTTGTATGTCATCAATGGGATACCTCACGTTTGCaatggagccagcactactCGGAGCAATGAATCCTGTCTGGGCAAGTAGCATGGTTGGTTGTGCCTATTGTTGACCATCGGATACTGTCAGGTCAGCCACTGTTGCTATGTGCGGGTTGGCCACAAACTCTAAGAACTCCTGCCTGGCAATTTCTCTCATCTTTTCTTCAAGGTTTTTCTTATAATGGTCGCGCTTCCTGTAGCTATCTTGATCGTTGGGGAATGCTTTACCCCAGGccaatgttgatgacatccctcgaaCACGCCCAGAGTGCTCTATAGTTCTGATTGCAGCAgttagctgatctttctccCTGAGGAGCTAAAaaatgtggcggaaccgcccagaTTAACCCAGCTAAAGTGTATTCAATGTCACCTCATATGCGAactgacactttaatcaagttaaaatggcaGTCCGttgggtttcacccgataaaaccacttgtctcggatcgaaacaaagtatactcacacgaaggcaagtccagagattacaacatt
This genomic window from Setaria viridis chromosome 8, Setaria_viridis_v4.0, whole genome shotgun sequence contains:
- the LOC140220268 gene encoding uncharacterized protein — translated: MWEEFKQQKNMLEAKALSEENTAKAMKAAENPHHLGAGGYVAKIAKWRREEVERRRACLPNMFAGLDERSRNWLLREKDQLTAAIRTIEHSGRVRGMSSTLAWGKAFPNDQDSYRKRDHYKKNLEEKMREIARQEFLEFVANPHIATVADLTVSDGQQ